One stretch of Methylococcus capsulatus DNA includes these proteins:
- a CDS encoding AAA family ATPase translates to MSKLSHIKLENFTAFASLDQAFSPGVNVIIGANGTGKTHLLKVLYAAAAITLGEDRERGFARKLLGVFNPYQARMTRLIRRQQGLPAAEISIAREDGAKLKTVIDNRKADVNDVRVSGETKWLSISMESAYIPVKEMLAHAPGFLATASKREIAFEDVYVDIIKKSFLPKLRGQPHDNRKRLLNALQKAIEGKVIAKGEHFFLKNSQGELEFTLLAEGMRKLALIWLLIQNGTLLSGSLLFWDEPEANLNPSLMGEVVEIILELHRLGVQVFLTTHNYVLLKEFDLRQKKGDAIRYISLYRDEQKAVVANASDSYTGIDPNAITGTFSDLYDRELKRSLGGLVE, encoded by the coding sequence ATGAGCAAGCTCAGCCACATCAAGCTGGAGAATTTCACCGCCTTTGCCAGCCTGGACCAGGCGTTCTCCCCAGGCGTCAACGTGATCATCGGCGCCAACGGCACGGGTAAGACCCACCTGCTCAAGGTGCTCTATGCCGCCGCGGCGATCACCTTGGGCGAAGACCGGGAAAGAGGCTTTGCCCGCAAGCTGCTCGGCGTCTTCAATCCCTACCAGGCGCGCATGACACGTCTGATACGACGACAGCAGGGCTTGCCCGCTGCCGAGATCAGCATCGCGCGAGAGGATGGCGCCAAGCTCAAGACGGTCATCGACAACCGGAAGGCGGACGTCAACGATGTGCGCGTCTCTGGGGAAACCAAGTGGCTGAGCATCAGCATGGAGTCCGCGTACATTCCGGTCAAGGAAATGCTGGCCCACGCACCCGGTTTTCTGGCGACGGCATCGAAGCGGGAGATCGCCTTCGAGGATGTCTATGTCGACATCATCAAGAAGTCCTTTCTGCCAAAACTCAGAGGCCAACCCCATGATAACCGTAAACGGCTTTTGAATGCTTTGCAAAAAGCGATCGAAGGAAAGGTAATTGCCAAGGGCGAACATTTCTTTCTTAAGAATAGCCAGGGTGAATTGGAGTTCACTTTGCTGGCCGAGGGCATGCGCAAGCTTGCGCTGATCTGGTTGCTAATCCAGAACGGCACGCTCTTGTCCGGCTCGCTGCTCTTCTGGGACGAACCCGAGGCCAACCTGAACCCCTCTCTCATGGGCGAGGTCGTCGAAATCATTCTGGAACTGCATCGGCTTGGGGTTCAGGTCTTCCTGACCACCCACAACTATGTTCTGCTCAAGGAGTTCGACCTGCGGCAGAAAAAGGGTGATGCCATCCGCTATATCTCGCTGTATCGCGATGAGCAGAAGGCGGTCGTGGCCAACGCCAGCGACAGCTACACGGGCATCGACCCCAATGCCATCACCGGAACCTTCAGCGACCTATACGACCG